A stretch of DNA from Candidatus Rickettsiella isopodorum:
AACGTTTCTTCAGTAAATACTCAATGGAACGGATTTGACGTCTATCGCCGTTGGTAATTAAACTAAAGGCTGCTCCTAATTTAGATGCGCGTCCAGTTCGCCCAATCCGATGCGTATAATCTATCGCTGTATTAGGCATATCAAAGTTAATCACATGGGATATATGATCGATATCAATTCCACGTGCCGCAATATCAGTGGCTACTAAGAATTTCAATTCACCATGGCGAAATTTACCGAGCGCAATTTTTCGTTTGCTTTGCGATAAATTACCCTGAAAGGAGGTCGCTTTATAACCGAGATGCCCAAGGTGTTCAGCCAAACGCTTGGCACGATGTTTGGTTCGAGTGAAAATGATGGCTGATTGAACCTTATTGTTTAGTAAAATGGTTTCCAATAAATCAGTTTTCAATGCTTCTGAAATTGGGAATAAGGTTTGTGTGACGGTATTGGCTGGAGCCGATTCACCAATTTTTATAGAAACAGGATTATTAAGTACTTTGTCTGCTAATAATCGGATATCTGCCGACATAGTGGCAGAAAAAAGTAAATTTTGGCGTTGTTTGGGTAAATATTTTAAAATATGATAAATAGGTTCTCGAAAGCCGAGATCAAACATATGATCAGCTTCATCTAAGACCAATATTTCAATGTGATGCAGGTTAGCCTGCTCGCGCTT
This window harbors:
- a CDS encoding DEAD/DEAH box helicase translates to MNFTEFNLNSQILSGIQAEGYQVATPIQAKAIPAILQGQDVVGLAQTGTGKTAAFALPLLQHLMSGPKGQLRALILAPTRELADQICVSINKLGAKTGLRCATIYGGKVNYIEQYRTLRGGIDIVVACPGRLLDLLQGGKSKREQANLHHIEILVLDEADHMFDLGFREPIYHILKYLPKQRQNLLFSATMSADIRLLADKVLNNPVSIKIGESAPANTVTQTLFPISEALKTDLLETILLNNKVQSAIIFTRTKHRAKRLAEHLGHLGYKATSFQGNLSQSKRKIALGKFRHGELKFLVATDIAARGIDIDHISHVINFDMPNTAIDYTHRIGRTGRASKLGAAFSLITNGDRRQIRSIEYLLKKRLEECIIPEFDYKAKAKAPAELTTADRPRQFSYTHQNSAPRKPKSRVNYQKSYTGRKRKTTD